One window of the Cataglyphis hispanica isolate Lineage 1 chromosome 13, ULB_Chis1_1.0, whole genome shotgun sequence genome contains the following:
- the LOC126853999 gene encoding voltage-dependent anion-selective channel protein 2-like, translating to MEVPSFADLGKNARDVFKTAYHQGKGLIKLNVKTTSAKRFQIMSDTTLNFEASKLSGLMETKYKADAGALLLKWTTEGVLFLGYEFNGLLMKGVDLLSECAYNPETAAKNVKVGSKFANERLNAHCEICQFIHSN from the exons ATGGAGGTACCAAGTTTCGCTGATCTCGGGAAAAACGCAAGGGATGTCTTCAAGACGGCCTATCATCAAGGCAAGGGCCTTATCAAGCTCAATGTCAAGACCACATCCGCCAAAAGATTTCAAATAATGAGTGACACAACTTTGAATTTTGAGGCATCAAAG TTAAGCGGTTTAATGGAGACGAAGTATAAGGCGGACGCCGGAGCCCTATTGCTGAAATGGACAACTGAGGGCGTGCTTTTTCTGGGCTACGAGTTTAACGGTCTGCTAATGAAGGGTGTCGATTTACTCTCCGAGTGCGCTTACAATCCAGAGACAGCCGCGAAAAACGTGAAGGTCGGCTCGAAATTCGCCAACGAGAGGCTCAACGCACACTGCGAGATCTGTCAGTTTATACactctaattaa